A single Populus nigra chromosome 13, ddPopNigr1.1, whole genome shotgun sequence DNA region contains:
- the LOC133671588 gene encoding senescence-associated protein AAF, chloroplastic — translation MALNASKVSSSPFVTQRKLTSTSHGIICSFSKSFQKNKLHPTHQGIELQQLSSKHLLTAKLAFSGESLQGIHGKPVSLIISRRSSTLCQSTRTHRTEEKECTRPYSDSSDSSRAQVGEKEDEHQLMSGRTIHSCHALAEACRFVYNDAKFVNERARNDIILLSRGISRLDARARKGVAILGSGFLKLDARAREDTEKIDRDVKEKAERLHHIATIIKDRAQTKLKTAADKHWSDGALEADLRLADFRAKQRAMEDALMALEFVKNIHDLMVSKMYKFPLRKEEGSLTANGILENIMLEKNGRTLDFFPGEVSTDRITAIQEAYWSMASALSEADGIDYTDPEELELLVTTLIDLDAMDGKGSVSLLAECSNSPDVNTRQALANALAAAPSMWTLGNAGMGALQRLAEDKNPAIANAASKTIHELKKQWEIQEGDSWRFMMNQKPVEEVDSQEDNNDADTG, via the exons ATGGCACTTAATGCAAGCAAGGTTTCGAGCAGCCCTTTTGTGACTCAAAGGAAACTTACCTCTACATCTCATGGAATCATATGTTCCTTTTCCAAgtcattccaaaaaaataaactacacCCTACTCATCAAGGAATTGAGCTTCAACAACTGAGCAGTAAGCATCTCTTGACAGCAAAATTGGCCTTCTCTGGTGAGAGTTTGCAGGGCATACATGGAAAACCAGTTAGTCTCATCATCTCTCGCAGATCTTCCACATTATGCCAGTCAACAAGAACTCATAGAACTGAAGAAAAAGAATGTACTAGACCATACAGTGACAGTTCTGATTCATCCAG GGCACAAGTTGGAGAAAAGGAAGATGAGCATCAACTCATGTCTGGGAGAACTATTCACTCATGTCATGCTTTAGCTGAAGCATGTAGATTTGTATATAATGATGCCAAGTTTGTAAATGAAAGGGCTCGCAACGACATTATTTTACTTTCACG tGGGATATCAAGGCTGGATGCTCGTGCACGTAAAGGTGTTGCGATTCTTGGGTCTGGGTTTCTTAAACTCGATG CTCGAGCAAGAGAGGACACTGAGAAAATTGACCGTGATGTGAAGGAAAAGGCTGAGCGTCTTCATCACATTGCTACT ATCATAAAGGACAGAGctcaaaccaaattgaaaactgCTGCTGACAAGCATTGGAGTGATGGAGCCTTGGAG GCTGATTTGCGCCTTGCTGACTTTCGCGCCAAGCAACGTGCAATGGAAGATGCTCTAATGGCGTTGGAG TTTGTCAAAAATATCCATGACTTGATGGTGAGCAAGATGTACAAATT CCCGCTGCGTAAGGAGGAAGGTTCACTAACTGCTAATGGCATACTGGAAAATATAATGCTTGAGAAAAATGGTAGGACACTGGACTTCTTCCCTGGAGAAGTATCAACAGATCGCATTACTGCTATTCAG GAAGCTTACTGGAGTATGGCATCTGCGCTCTCTGAAGCTGATGGAATTGACTATACAGATCCTGAAGAG CTCGAGTTGTTGGTTACAACTCTTATAGATCTTGATGCAATGGATGGTAAGGGTAGTGTATCGTTATTGGCAGAATGTTCAAATTCTCCAGATGTCAACACAAG ACAAGCACTGGCCAATGCGTTGGCAGCAGCCCCATCCATGTGGACTCTTGGAAATGCAGGCATGGGAGCCTTACAG AGACTGGCAGAAGATAAAAACCCAGCCATTGCCAATGCAGCATCCAAAACTATCCATGAGCTGAAGAAACAGTGGGAAATACAGGAAGGAGATAGTTGGAGGttcatgatgaatcaaaaaCCAGTTGAAGAAGTAGATAGCCAAGAAGACAATAACGATGCAGATACAGGCTGA
- the LOC133671589 gene encoding pyridoxal kinase isoform X2, which translates to MLLRSCRVIPRETHRIFISRSISSRKFEMAPPILSLALPSETGRVLSIQSHTVQGYVGNKSAVFPLQLLGYDVDPVNSVQFSNHTGYPTFKGQVLNGQQLWELMEGLKANDLLYYTHLLTGYIGSVSFLNTVLEVVKKLRSINPKLTYVCDPVLGDEGKLYVPPELVEVYREKVVPVASMLTPNQFEAEQLTGFRIVSEHDGQEACNKLHAAGPAKVVITSINIDGHLLLIGSHEKEKGQSPDQFKIVIPKIPAYFTMNIGSVVRCATTFKGTGDLMTALLLGWSNKHPDDLAKAAELAVSSLQAVLQRTLDDYKTAGYDPQSSSLEIRLIQSQDDIRHPQIKFKAENYS; encoded by the exons ATGCTGCTTCGCTCTTGCCGTGTAATCCCTCGAGAAACTCATCGCATTTTCATTTCCAG ATCGATCAGTTCGAGAAAGTTCGAAATGGCGCCTCCGATCTTGTCCTTGGCTCTTCCTTCAGAGACCGGTCGCGTTCTCAGCATTCAATCGCATACTGTTCAG GGATATGTTGGAAATAAATCAGCTGTCTTTCCTCTCCAACTATTGGGCTATGATGTGGATCCAGTCAATTCAGTACAGTTCTCAAATCACACAG GATATCCAACCTTTAAAGGACAAGTTTTAAATGGACAGCAACTATGGGAGCTAATGGAAGGCCTCAAAGCAAATGACTTGCTGTATTATACTCATTTATTAACAG GCTATATTGGTTCTGTTTCATTCTTGAACACCGTATTGGAAGTTGTCAAGAAGCTTCGTTCTATAAATCCAAAACTTACATATG tttgtgATCCTGTTCTGGGCGATGAAGGGAAGCTTTATGTTCCGCCAGAGTTGGTAGAAGTATATCGTGAGAAG GTTGTTCCAGTGGCTTCAATGTTGACCCCAAACCAATTTGAAGCAGAACAATTGACTGGATTCAG GATTGTATCTGAACATGATGGCCAGGAAGCTTGTAACAAGCTTCATGCTGCTGGACCTGCAAAG GTTGTGATAACAAGCATCAATATAGATGGTCACCTTCTTCTTATTGGCAGtcatgaaaaggaaaag ggcCAGTCTCCTGATCAATTCAAGATTGTGATACCCAAAATTCCTGCATATTTTACA ATGAATATTGGAAGCGTGGTAAGATGTGCAACCACATTCAAG GGAACAGGGGATCTAATGACTGCACTCCTGCTTGGATGGAGTAAT AAACACCCAGATGATCTTGCAAAGGCAGCAGAGCTCGCAGTATCAAGCTTGCAG GCAGTTCTGCAGAGGACGTTGGATGATTATAAAACAGCTGGGTATGATCCCCAGTCAAGCAGTTTGGAAATTAGATTGATCCAAAGCCAGGATGACATTCGCCACccacaaattaaatttaaagctGAAAACTACTCCTAA
- the LOC133671589 gene encoding pyridoxal kinase isoform X3, translating to MLLRSCRVIPRETHRIFISRSISSRKFEMAPPILSLALPSETGRVLSIQSHTVQGYVGNKSAVFPLQLLGYDVDPVNSVQFSNHTGYPTFKGQVLNGQQLWELMEGLKANDLLYYTHLLTGYIGSVSFLNTVLEVVKKLRSINPKLTYVCDPVLGDEGKLYVPPELVEVYREKVVPVASMLTPNQFEAEQLTGFRIVSEHDGQEACNKLHAAGPAKVVITSINIDGHLLLIGSHEKEKGQSPDQFKIVIPKIPAYFTGTGDLMTALLLGWSNKHPDDLAKAAELAVSSLQAVLQRTLDDYKTAGYDPQSSSLEIRLIQSQDDIRHPQIKFKAENYS from the exons ATGCTGCTTCGCTCTTGCCGTGTAATCCCTCGAGAAACTCATCGCATTTTCATTTCCAG ATCGATCAGTTCGAGAAAGTTCGAAATGGCGCCTCCGATCTTGTCCTTGGCTCTTCCTTCAGAGACCGGTCGCGTTCTCAGCATTCAATCGCATACTGTTCAG GGATATGTTGGAAATAAATCAGCTGTCTTTCCTCTCCAACTATTGGGCTATGATGTGGATCCAGTCAATTCAGTACAGTTCTCAAATCACACAG GATATCCAACCTTTAAAGGACAAGTTTTAAATGGACAGCAACTATGGGAGCTAATGGAAGGCCTCAAAGCAAATGACTTGCTGTATTATACTCATTTATTAACAG GCTATATTGGTTCTGTTTCATTCTTGAACACCGTATTGGAAGTTGTCAAGAAGCTTCGTTCTATAAATCCAAAACTTACATATG tttgtgATCCTGTTCTGGGCGATGAAGGGAAGCTTTATGTTCCGCCAGAGTTGGTAGAAGTATATCGTGAGAAG GTTGTTCCAGTGGCTTCAATGTTGACCCCAAACCAATTTGAAGCAGAACAATTGACTGGATTCAG GATTGTATCTGAACATGATGGCCAGGAAGCTTGTAACAAGCTTCATGCTGCTGGACCTGCAAAG GTTGTGATAACAAGCATCAATATAGATGGTCACCTTCTTCTTATTGGCAGtcatgaaaaggaaaag ggcCAGTCTCCTGATCAATTCAAGATTGTGATACCCAAAATTCCTGCATATTTTACA GGAACAGGGGATCTAATGACTGCACTCCTGCTTGGATGGAGTAAT AAACACCCAGATGATCTTGCAAAGGCAGCAGAGCTCGCAGTATCAAGCTTGCAG GCAGTTCTGCAGAGGACGTTGGATGATTATAAAACAGCTGGGTATGATCCCCAGTCAAGCAGTTTGGAAATTAGATTGATCCAAAGCCAGGATGACATTCGCCACccacaaattaaatttaaagctGAAAACTACTCCTAA
- the LOC133670878 gene encoding uncharacterized protein At1g66480-like, whose product MGNNLGRGKKAKVMKINGETFKLKTPARASDVVKDYPGYVLLDSEAVKHFGIRAKPLEPQQELKAKKIYFLVELPKFPEEKDPRNTRRVQSGIHMSAKDRLECLMLSRRSVSDIPMVRSSSGQTSDGPNTVRVKVRLPKAQVQKLVEESKDEAEVAEKIIDLYMDNSGEANGEHDHNRHVQWQPELGSITESFKTTKKRVSFVPEEGEIRLAVASH is encoded by the exons ATGGGAAACAATCTAGGAAGAGGGAAGAAAGCAAAGGTGATGAAGATCAATGGTGAAACATTCAAGTTAAAGACTCCAGCAAGAGCCAGCGATGTAGTTAAGGATTATCCAGGGTATGTATTATTGGATTCCGAAGCTGTCAAGCATTTTGGAATTCGAGCCAAACCATTGGAGCCTCAACAGGAGTTGAAGGCCAAGAAGATTTATTTCTTAGTAGAGTTGCCAAAGTTTCCTGAGGAAAAAGATCCTAGGAATACCAGGAGGGTTCAGTCAGGCATACATATGAGTGCCAAAGATCGGCTCGAGTGCTTGATGTTGTCTCGGAGATCAGTTTCTGACATTCCGATGGTTAGATCATCGTCGGGCCAAACGTCCGACGGGCCTAACACGGTTCGGGTAAAGGTGAGGCTGCCTAAGGCACAAGTGCAGAAATTGGTGGAGGAGAGCAAAGATGAAGCAGAGGTGGCTGAGAAGATTATTGATCTTTACATGGACAATTCCGGTGAGGCTAATGGCGAGCATGATCACAACCGGCACGTGCAATGGCAGCCGGAGCTTGGTAGCATTACGGAGAGTTTCAAGACAACTAAG AAACGAGTGAGTTTTGTTCCAGAAGAGGGGGAAATCCGTTTGGCTGTTGCCTCTCACTAG
- the LOC133671589 gene encoding pyridoxal kinase isoform X1, with product MLLRSCRVIPRETHRIFISRSISSRKFEMAPPILSLALPSETGRVLSIQSHTVQGYVGNKSAVFPLQLLGYDVDPVNSVQFSNHTGYPTFKGQVLNGQQLWELMEGLKANDLLYYTHLLTGMPNKLLCYFIYLINEKILLLFIWISSCCYFAGYIGSVSFLNTVLEVVKKLRSINPKLTYVCDPVLGDEGKLYVPPELVEVYREKVVPVASMLTPNQFEAEQLTGFRIVSEHDGQEACNKLHAAGPAKVVITSINIDGHLLLIGSHEKEKGQSPDQFKIVIPKIPAYFTGTGDLMTALLLGWSNKHPDDLAKAAELAVSSLQAVLQRTLDDYKTAGYDPQSSSLEIRLIQSQDDIRHPQIKFKAENYS from the exons ATGCTGCTTCGCTCTTGCCGTGTAATCCCTCGAGAAACTCATCGCATTTTCATTTCCAG ATCGATCAGTTCGAGAAAGTTCGAAATGGCGCCTCCGATCTTGTCCTTGGCTCTTCCTTCAGAGACCGGTCGCGTTCTCAGCATTCAATCGCATACTGTTCAG GGATATGTTGGAAATAAATCAGCTGTCTTTCCTCTCCAACTATTGGGCTATGATGTGGATCCAGTCAATTCAGTACAGTTCTCAAATCACACAG GATATCCAACCTTTAAAGGACAAGTTTTAAATGGACAGCAACTATGGGAGCTAATGGAAGGCCTCAAAGCAAATGACTTGCTGTATTATACTCATTTATTAACAGGCATGCCAAATAAATTgctgtgttattttatttatttaattaatgagaAAATTCTTCTTCTGTTTATTTGGATAAGTTCTTGCTGTTATTTTGCAGGCTATATTGGTTCTGTTTCATTCTTGAACACCGTATTGGAAGTTGTCAAGAAGCTTCGTTCTATAAATCCAAAACTTACATATG tttgtgATCCTGTTCTGGGCGATGAAGGGAAGCTTTATGTTCCGCCAGAGTTGGTAGAAGTATATCGTGAGAAG GTTGTTCCAGTGGCTTCAATGTTGACCCCAAACCAATTTGAAGCAGAACAATTGACTGGATTCAG GATTGTATCTGAACATGATGGCCAGGAAGCTTGTAACAAGCTTCATGCTGCTGGACCTGCAAAG GTTGTGATAACAAGCATCAATATAGATGGTCACCTTCTTCTTATTGGCAGtcatgaaaaggaaaag ggcCAGTCTCCTGATCAATTCAAGATTGTGATACCCAAAATTCCTGCATATTTTACA GGAACAGGGGATCTAATGACTGCACTCCTGCTTGGATGGAGTAAT AAACACCCAGATGATCTTGCAAAGGCAGCAGAGCTCGCAGTATCAAGCTTGCAG GCAGTTCTGCAGAGGACGTTGGATGATTATAAAACAGCTGGGTATGATCCCCAGTCAAGCAGTTTGGAAATTAGATTGATCCAAAGCCAGGATGACATTCGCCACccacaaattaaatttaaagctGAAAACTACTCCTAA
- the LOC133670896 gene encoding transcription repressor MYB6-like, with product MRKPCCDKQGNNKGAWSAQEDQKLIDYIKTHGEGCWRSLPMAAGLHRCGKSCRLRWINYLRPDIKRGNFGQDEEDLIIKLHALLGNRWSLIAGRLPGRTDNEVKNYWNSHLKKKLINMGIDPNNHRLNQILPRPQTEPAPVLATSTTTGSKNTITTSKPEKSSNDDNDRVSDTASCLEDDYKSLEKQQVATSGSSNINLDLTIAAPASPGHKTSFGNEQQNCNWGKTCQVESEPTSLPTLILFR from the exons ATGAGAAAACCTTGCTGTGATAAACAAGGAAATAACAAAGGAGCTTGGTCCGCGCAAGAAGATCAGAAGCTCATTGATTATATTAAAACTCATGGTGAAGGTTGTTGGCGATCTCTTCCTATGGCTGCAG GTTTGCACCGCTGTGGCAAAAGTTGCAGGCTAAGATGGATAAACTATCTTAGGCCAGACATAAAACGTGGTAACTTTGGCCAGGATGAAGAGGACCTCATTATCAAGCTACATGCCCTCCTTGGAAATAG GTGGTCATTGATAGCAGGAAGATTACCAGGAAGGACTGATAATGAGGTGAAGAACTATTGGAACTCCCATTTAAAGAAAAAGCTGATAAACATGGGAATAGACCCAAATAATCATCGGTTGAACCAAATTCTTCCTCGTCCTCAAACTGAGCCTGCTCCTGTTCTTGCTACATCAACTACTACGGGGTCTAAGAATACTATTACCACAAGCAAACcagagaaatcatcaaatgATGACAATGATAGGGTTTCTGACACAGCCAGTTGTCTTGAAGATGATTATAAATCTTTGGAGAAACAGCAAGTTGCTACTTCTGGTTCCTCGAACATTAATCTTGATCTCACCATTGCAGCTCCAGCTTCTCCTGGTCATAAGACCAGTTTTGGAAACGAGCAACAAAATTGCAATTGGGGCAAAACTTGCCAAGTTGAGAGCGAGCCAACATCCTTGCCGACTCTAATTCTTTTTAGATGA